One Bufo gargarizans isolate SCDJY-AF-19 chromosome 4, ASM1485885v1, whole genome shotgun sequence DNA window includes the following coding sequences:
- the LOC122934767 gene encoding gastrula zinc finger protein XlCGF57.1-like, which produces MMENPQSLTSPDGTSQRNPPERCPSPQYSQDCPGEKPNIPLDHQESSGETTSGLEKPISVSVKVEEGMSDSYGHLYLSSHHEAEDNNTTQDDSITPNVPSVLHSRDPSTDTAGHKKPSSKQLLIGKTRTKQKCGNIFSSEKRFKKKSNLFLHESNCRDNRSFSCLTCGKSFSMKSILVRHQRTHTRENPYSCPECGKVFINQSTFIRHQRTHTGEKPYSCPECGKSFSLQTCLVRHQRTHTGEKPFSCLECGKCFSLKSNLVAHQRTHTGEKLYSCPECGKGFNSRYNFTAHQRTHTGEKPFVCPECGKCFHLKSFLIRHQRIHTGVKPFLCSECGKCFSHRPNLVRHQRTHTGEKPFICLECGKYFGGKSMLIKHVRSHIGEKPCSSLECVKSFNQKSDVEHERLHLEEKLFSCSQCGKCFKTQTCFFRHQRTHTGEKPFSCLECGKCFSQKSHLVTHQRTHIGAHRRTEIEEKPFMCPECGKYFTVRSRLNYHLRSHTGEKPFSCLECGKCFGQKSNLVRHQRSHTGEKPFMCSDCGKCFGVKSLLIKHLRSHTGEKPFSCLECGKCFSQKSHLVTHQRTHIGAHQRTEIE; this is translated from the exons GAAAGTTCTGGTGAAACAACGAGCGGACTTGAAAAACCCATCTCAGTGTCTGTGAAAG TGGAAGAGGGGATGAGCGACTCCTATGGACATCTCTATTTATCTTCCCATCATGAAGCAGAAGATAACAATACCACACAAGATGATTCAATAACTCCTAATGTACCCTCAGTCCTTCACAGCAGAGATCCATCCACCGATACTGCTGGTCACAAAAAACCTTCATCTAAGCAATTACTGATTGGTAAAACAAGAACTAAACAGAAATGTGGGAACATTTTTTCTAGTGAGAAACGTTTTAAAAAGAAATCTAATCTTTTTTTGCATGAGAGCAATTGCAGAGATAACAGGTCATTTTCATGTTTGACATGTGGAAAATCTTTTAGCATGAAATCCATTctagttagacatcagagaactcacacaaggGAGAatccatattcatgtcctgaatgcgGGAAAGTCTTTATCAATCAATCAACTTTTATTcggcatcagagaactcacacaggggagaagccatattcatgcccagaatgtgggaaatcttttagtCTGCAAACttgtcttgttagacatcagagaactcacacaggggagaagccattttcatgtcttgaatgtggaaagtgctttagtctgaaatcaaatcttgttgcccatcagagaactcacacaggagagaagctgtattcttgtcctgaatgtgggaaaggcTTTAACAGTCGATATAATTTTACTgcgcatcagagaactcacacaggagagaagccatttgtgTGTCccgaatgtgggaagtgttttcatTTGAAGTCATTTCTTATAcgacatcaaagaattcacactggggtgaagccatttttatgttcagaatgtgggaaatgttttagtcacaGACCAAATCTTGTtcgacatcagagaactcacacaggggagaagccatttattTGTCTTGAATGTGGGAAGTATTTTGGTGGGAAATCAATGCTTATAAAACATGTAAGAAGTCACATAGGAGAGAAGCCATGTTCATCTTTAGAATGTGTGAAATCCTTTAACCAGAAATCAGATGTGGAACATGAAAGACTCCACTTAGAGGAGAAACTTTTTTCATGTTcacaatgtgggaaatgctttaagactcaaacatgtttttttcggcatcagagaactcatacaggggagaagccattttcatgtcttgaatgtggaaaatgctttagtcagaaatcacatcttgttacacatcaaagAACTCACATAGGAGCACATCGGAGAACTGAAATAGAAGAAAAGCCATTtatgtgtcctgaatgtggaaagtatTTTACGGTGAGATCAAGGCTTAACTATCATctaagaagtcacacaggggagaagccattttcgtgtcttgaatgtgggaaatgttttggtcagaaatcaaatcttgttagacatcagagaagtcacacaggggagaagccatttatgTGTTCTGATTGTGGGAAGTGTTTTGGTGTGAAATCATTGCTTATAAAACATctaagaagtcacacaggggagaagccattttcatgtcttgaatgtggaaaatgctttagtcagaaatcacatcttgttacacatcaaagAACTCACATAGGAGCACATCAGAGAACTGAAATAGAATAA